The genomic DNA TCGAAAGCCACCAGCGTCATTCCCTGTGCCTTGTCGTGCTGAACCCAGGCAACTCCTGGGCGGCACCTGAGATTCCTGCTCACGTCGGAAGAGCACCCACCGCAGCCGCCGCCGCACCCACCGACTGCATCCCCGGAAGTCCTGATATAGGCGACGGAGTTAGGGCCGCTCCAAGACCTGACAAGGAATGCTCCTGCTGAGAGAAAGACTATGACAGCAGCCACCAATATCCAGTCGATCATCCTTTTCTTCGTCATTTTACAACCTCTGCCATTGCGGCCCCCACGGACCACTTGCTCTATATCAAGCACCATGCCAATTGCCAAATAAACAGACACAGCTGAGATTGCTGCACTTTTTACCGGTGAATGTGGAAGCTTGGGCAAACACGGAGAATATTACGCAAAGGGATGGGGAATTTTCTACACAGACATATTTAGGATATGGGGGAGGGAGACGCCTATCTGGTAGCCAATGGCGGCGTAAAAGGTAGGGCCCCGGCTTTTGTCGGAATCCGAGACGGATCGAAGGAGCCGAGAGCCCAGGAAAGTACTTCCGCCGTCGATGAAACGGCAAGCACTGCCGGAGGATTCTGGCCGAGAAAGCGTAATACTTCCCGGAGAAGACGGCTTCCATCCCGGGCAAGGTCCATTCCCGCCGAAATCGAGACGGCGCAGTCCCGCTTCGACAGCTTTTCCCCATCGGGGCCGGTAACCAGCGGAAGATGGCAGTACGCGGGGCTAGGGAGTTGGAGCAGGCGCTGCAGATGGATCTGACGAGGCGTCGATGAGAGGAGATCGGCACCCCGCACCACCTGTGTCACCCCCTGGGCGGCATCGTCAACAACCACCGCCAGATGATAGGCGAAAGGGCCGTCGGCACGCTTTACCACAAAGTCACCGCACGTCTCGGCCAGATTCTCGCTCACATCCCCGTGAATGCAGTCGCTAAAGGAGACCGGCTCCTCCTGAACCTTCAGCCGGATTGCCCGAGGGGGCTTTCCTGCTGCAAGTCCGGCGCGGCACGTGCCCGGATAGGTTATCTCCCCGGCGGTACCGTGAGGAGCGGAGGAGATGCGGGCAATTTCGGCGCGGGAGCATCCGCAGGGATAGGCGCAGCCTCTTTCCACCAGGGCGTCGAGAGCCTCTTGGTAGAGGCTTGTTCGATTGCTCTGGTATACCACCTCTCCGTCCCACAGAAGACCCAGCGCCTCCAGCGTACGAAGAATATCGGCATCCATCCCGGGGATGACTCGCGGAGTGTCGAGATCCTCCATCCGTACGAGCCACGCCCCCCCCTCACGTTTCGCCATTAGGTAGCTGCCGACGACCGCCACTAGCGAGCCTACGTGGAGAGGCCCGGTCGGGGAGGGAGCGAACCTCCCCACGACCGGGGCGTATGAGACTTCCATGCGTTTTTCCATAACAAATAGTGAAAAAAACTCGGGGTCGCTCAAAAGCAGTCAGATCGTCGCACCCGCAGAGAGCCCCCACACATCGAAGTAAGCAGCGGCGTCAGATTCGCGATGATTCCGACGTCGGCGACCACCGATGGCCCGCAGGCTTGAGCCAAGCTACATCGAGGAGCAGGAGGAGAAGCCGGCGGCGGAAGGACGCAAGCGCTCCGGCGGCGTCAGATTCGCGATGATTCCGTCGTCGGCGACGACCGATGGACCGCAGGCGTAGCAGCGCTACGTCGAGGAGCCTGCGGAGGAGCCGGCGGCGGAAGGGCGCGAATATGGCGTCGCCTCCTACAGGAAGGAACAGCAGTAGTCGACGACCGTTCTCACCCGCATCGTGAAGCTTGAGCCGGCAGGAACCTGGAAAGACTCACCCCCCTGCACCATCCGCCATTCCCCGTCGCCGATCTGCACATCGGTCTCACCCGACAGGATTTCCATGAATTCGGGTACCTGGGTGTTGAATGTGTATTCTCCCGGCTGGGCGATGCCGAGGGTCTTCTTGCTGCCGTCGGCAAAGAGCAGGGTGCGGCTCGTCACTCCGCCGCCGAAGAACATGTTCGCCTTTTTAACAACGGTTACTCCCTTGAATTCAGCCATAAATCCTCCTGTTCGTTTAAATTACTCTTCAATTTGATGAACGTGCAGAGCCGTCAGTGCGGGATATCCGCCTCGAAGCTGTGAAAAGCAGGTGTATCGGAAAGCTTTCCTTCTACAATGTGGTAGCTGACGAAGAACTGAATCCGCGAGGGGCGCTCCGTCTTCGCCCTTAGGGGGAAACTCAGGGTGAAGGGGTTCGTCTGGTTCGGGGCCAGCTTCGCAGGAAACGAGGTGTATGTTTCAGTGCCGAGACGTTTGCCGCTGGCATCCAGAAGGGTAGCCGTAATACTCAGCTCCTTCAGGTCGGAGTAGAGCTTGTCCCTGGCAAATCCCTGAACGGCAAGCCGGTCTTCCGTCATTTCCGTGCGCCAGACGAGTTCCAGATCACGGGTCGTGTAGTAACCCGGAGATGGAGCCCCTGGTGTGTCGGCAGAACGGTAGCCGGAACATCCGGTGATGAAAAGCGCCAGCAGAACGACAAGGAAATGCAGTTTTCTCATTTTGAGCCTCCAATAGATAATAACGACGGTAAGAGCTGCAGCTCAGGCGATTGCCGCCAGTTCGAGTCTACCCCCCCAGCGGCGCACAAGCTCTTCCCGAAGCCCTTCGTGCTCGGGCCATGACAGCGCCGAATCTTTCTCGACTATGCCGAAAGCCTCACGCCGCGCCTCCTCCAGTATCCTGGCGTCCCTGAGGATGCTAGCCACACGGAAATCGGGAATCCCCGCCTGCCGGGTCCCCAGGAAGTCGCCGGGGCCACGTATCTCCAGATCCGCCTCTGCGATCCTGAACCCGTCACTGGTCTGCTCCATCACCCGGAGGCGTTTTTCTCCATCCTCCGACAGTTTTCCAGGAGTGAGGAGGATGCAGCGGGACCTTCCCCCTCCCCTGCCTACGCGCCCCCGCAGCTGGTGGAGCTGGGAGAGCCCGAAGCGCTCGGCATGCTCGATCACCATCACCGTCGCGTTTGGAACGTCGATTCCCACCTCGATCACCGTTGTCGCCACCAGGATGTCGAGGCGACGCTCCTTGAAGGCCCGCATAGTCTCTTCCTTCTCCTCCGGCTTCATCCGCCCGTGGAGAAGCCCCACCTTGAGATCCGGGAAGACCTCGGCCGTCAGGTGCTCCGCCATCTGGGTCGCCGCCTTCAG from Geobacter sp. DSM 9736 includes the following:
- the gluQRS gene encoding tRNA glutamyl-Q(34) synthetase GluQRS, whose translation is MEVSYAPVVGRFAPSPTGPLHVGSLVAVVGSYLMAKREGGAWLVRMEDLDTPRVIPGMDADILRTLEALGLLWDGEVVYQSNRTSLYQEALDALVERGCAYPCGCSRAEIARISSAPHGTAGEITYPGTCRAGLAAGKPPRAIRLKVQEEPVSFSDCIHGDVSENLAETCGDFVVKRADGPFAYHLAVVVDDAAQGVTQVVRGADLLSSTPRQIHLQRLLQLPSPAYCHLPLVTGPDGEKLSKRDCAVSISAGMDLARDGSRLLREVLRFLGQNPPAVLAVSSTAEVLSWALGSFDPSRIPTKAGALPFTPPLATR
- a CDS encoding pyrimidine/purine nucleoside phosphorylase; translation: MAEFKGVTVVKKANMFFGGGVTSRTLLFADGSKKTLGIAQPGEYTFNTQVPEFMEILSGETDVQIGDGEWRMVQGGESFQVPAGSSFTMRVRTVVDYCCSFL
- a CDS encoding FxLYD domain-containing protein, with amino-acid sequence MRKLHFLVVLLALFITGCSGYRSADTPGAPSPGYYTTRDLELVWRTEMTEDRLAVQGFARDKLYSDLKELSITATLLDASGKRLGTETYTSFPAKLAPNQTNPFTLSFPLRAKTERPSRIQFFVSYHIVEGKLSDTPAFHSFEADIPH